Proteins from a single region of Bos javanicus breed banteng chromosome 25, ARS-OSU_banteng_1.0, whole genome shotgun sequence:
- the CASKIN1 gene encoding caskin-1 isoform X5, whose translation MGKEQELVQAVKAEDVGTAQRLLQRPRPGKAKLLGSTKKINVNFQDPDGFSALHHAALNGNTELITLLLEAQAAVDIKDNKGMRPLHYAAWQGRKEPMKLVLKAGSAVNIPSDEGHIPLHLAAQHGHYDVSEMLLQHQSNPCMVDNSGKTPLDLACEFGRVGVVQLLLSSNMCTALLEPRPGDTTDPNGTSPLHLAAKNGHIDIIRLLLQAGIDINRQTKSGTALHEAALCGKTEVVRLLLDNGINAHVRNTYSQTALDIVHQFTTSQASKEIKQLLRGGLGRRREAGAGPGLGRLTGPGGLPPPVSPEASAALQVRATKDYCNNYDLTSLNVKAGDIITVLEQHPDGRWKGCIHDNRTGNDRVGYFPSSLGEAIVKRAGPRAGAEPSPPQGGSSAGPAVPPEEIWVLRKPFAGGDRSGSLSSAAGGRSVGGHTLHAGSEGVKVGGVAAGPGCLGPEQHWSASLSGFQLLATVLSQKPVSDSSPGDSPVKPPEGPAAATRAQPPAAHAGPGYGEQPPKKLEAASEGKANLAVWLSMIGLAQYYKVLVDNGYENIDFITDITWEDLQEIGITKLGHQKKLMLAVRKLAELQKAEYAKYEGGPLRRKAPQSLEVMAIESPPPPEPAPADCQSPKMTTFQDSELSGELQAALTGPAEGAAAATAPAEKPANHLPPTPRASGRQEPSLGGRARHMSSSQELLGDGPPGPSSPMSRSQEYLLDEGPAPGTPPKEARPSRHGHSVKRASVPPVPGKPRQVLPPGASHFTPPQTPTKPRPSSPQALGGPHGPAPATAKVKPTPQLLPPTERPMSPRSLPQSPTHRGFAYVLPQPVESEAGPAAPGPAPAAVPTPVPTLCLPPEADAEPGRPKKRAHSLNRYAASDSEPERDELLVPAAAGPYATVQRRVGRSHSVRAPAGADKNVNRSQSFAVRPRKKGPPPPPPKRSSSAMASANLADEPAPDAETEGAGAEDGRLGVRAQRRRASDLAGSVDTGSAGSVKSIAAMLELSSIGGGGRAARRPPEGHPMPHPASPEPGRVATVLASVKHKEAIGPDGEVVNRRRTLSGPVTGLLATARRGSGEPAGPADHGQLVEEGAARQRPRGPAKGEAGAEGPPLARVEASATLKRRIRAKQSQQENVKFILTESDTVKRRPKVKEREAGPEPPPPPLSVYQNGTGTVRRRPASEQAGPPELPPPPPPAEPPPSDLMHLPPLPPPDSDARKLAKPPVSPKPILAQPVPKIQGSPTPASKKVPLPGPSSPEVKRAHGTPPPVSPKPPPPPTAPKPAKAAAGLQSGSSSPSPAPSPARQQPAALAKPASTPPALSASPASPARPPSPGAPALHVPAKPPRAAAAATGPPAAPDGASPGDSARQKLEETSACLAAALQAVEEKIRQEDAQGSRPSAAEKSTGSILDDIGSMFDDLADQLDAMLE comes from the exons ATGGGGAAGGAGCAGGAGCTGGTGCAGGCAGTGAAGGCGGAGGACGTGGGGACCGCGCAGAGGCTGCTGCAGAGGCCGCGGCCCGGGAAGGCCA AACTCCTGGGCTCCACCAAGAAGATCAATGTCAATTTCCAAGACCCTGATGG CTTTTCAGCCCTGCACCACGCGGCCCTGAATGGCAACACAGAGCTGATCACCTTGCTGTTGGAGGCCCAGGCTGCTGTGGACATCAAGGACAACAAAG GCATGCGGCCTCTGCACTACGCGGCCTGGCAGGGCCGGAAGGAGCCCATGAAGCTGGTGCTGAAGGCGGGCTCAGCGGTGAACATCCCATCCGACGAGGGCCACATCCCCCTGCACTTGGCGGCCCAGCACGGTCACTATGATGTG TCCGAAATGCTGCTGCAGCACCAGTCCAACCCCTGCATGGTGGACAACTCGGGCAAGACGCCCCTGGACCTGGCCTGTGAGTTTGGCCGCGTCGGG GTGGTCCAGCTGCTTCTGAGCAGCAACATGTGTACGGCCTTGCTGGAGCCCCGGCCAGGAGACACCACCGACCCCAACGGCACCAGTCCCCTGCACCTGGCAGCCAAGAACGGCCACATCGACATCATCAG ACTGCTGCTCCAAGCCGGCATCGACATTAACCGCCAGACCAAGTCCGGCACCGCCCTGCACGAGGCCGCACTCTGTGGGAAGACGGAGGTGGTTCGGCTGCTGCTGGAT AATGGGATCAACGCCCATGTGAGAAACACCTACAGCCAGACTGCCCTGGACATTGTGCATCAGTTCACCACCTCCcaggccagcaaggagatcaagcagCTGCTGCGAGGTGGGCTTGGGCGGCGCCGGGAGgctggggcggggccggggctggGCCGGCTCACAGGACCGGGGGGTCTGCCACCTCCTGTGTCCCCAGAGGCCTCGGCGGCCCTGCAGGTCCGGGCGACCAAGGATTACTGCAACAACTATGACCTGACCAGCCTCAACGTGAAAGCTGGGGACATCATCACA GTCCTTGAGCAGCACCCAGATGGTCGCTGGAAGGGCTGTATCCATGACAACAGGACAGGCAATGACCGTGTGGGCTACTTCCCATCTTCCCTGGGCGAGGCCATCGTCAAGCGAGCAG GTCCCCGAGCAGGTGCTGAACCAAGTCCACCCCAGGGAGGCAGCTCCGCGGGGCCCGCTGTGCCCCCCGAGGAGATCTGGGTGCTGAGGAAGCCTTTTGCAG GCGGGGACCGCAGCGGCAGCTTGAGCAGCGCGGCTGGGGGCCGGAGCGTCGGGGGCCACACCCTGCACGCTGGCTCTGAAGGGGTCAAGGTAGGTGGGGTGGCAGCAGGGCCGGGGTGCCTGGGTCCGGAGCAGCACTGGTCAGCCAGCCTGTCTGGGTTCCAGCTCCTGGCAACGGTGCTCTCCCAGAAGCCAGTGTCCGACTCCAGCCCCGGGGACAGCCCGGTCAAGCCTCCGGAGGGCCCTGCAG CTGCGACCCGGGCCCAGCCTCCAGCGGCCCACGCGGGGCCGGGCTATGGGGAGCAGCCACCCAAGAAGCTGGAGGCAGCATCCGAAGGCAAG GCAAACCTGGCCGTGTGGCTGTCCATGATCGGCCTGGCGCAGTACTACAAGGTGCTGGTGGACAACGGCTACGAGAACATTGACTTCATCACGGACATCACTTGGGAGGACCTGCAGGAGATCGGCATCACCAAGCTGG GCCACCAGAAGAAGCTGATGCTGGCCGTGCGGAAACTGGCGGAGCTGCAGAAGGCAGAGTACGCCAAGTACGAGGGGGGACCCCTGCGCCGGAAGGCACCGCAGTCGCTGGAGGTGATGGCCATCGAGTCGCCACCCCCACCCGAGCCTGCCCCGGCTGACTGCCAGTCTCCGAAGATGACCACCTTCCAGGACAGCGAGCTCAGCGGGGAGCTGCAGGCGGCCTTGACCGGCCCGGCCgaaggggctgctgctgccacCGCCCCGGCTGAAAAGCCGGCCAACCACCTGCCGCCCACCCCGAGGGCCTCAGGGCGGCAGGAGCCCAGCCTGGGGGGGAGGGCGCGGCACATGAGCAGCTCCCAGGAGCTGCTGGGCGATGGGCCCCCGGGACCCAGCAGCCCCATGTCACGGAGCCAGGAGTACCTGCTCGATGAGGGGCCGGCCCCCGGCACCCCTCCCAAGGAAGCCCGGCCCAGCCGCCACGGCCACAGTGTCAAGCGGGCCAGCGTGCCCCCGGTGCCCGGCAAGCCTCGGCAGGTCCTGCCGCCAGGGGCCAGCCACTTCACGCCCCCCCAGACACCCACGAAACCCCGGCCAAGCTCCCCGCAGGCCCTGGGGGGGCCTCACGGCCCAGCGCCAGCCACAGCCAAGGTGAAGCCCACCCCTCAGCTGCTGCCGCCCACGGAGCGACCCATGTCCCCCCGCTCGCTGCCTCAGTCGCCCACTCACCGCGGCTTCGCCTACGTGCTGCCCCAACCGGTGGAGAGTGAGGCTGGGCCGGCTGCCCCAGGGCCTGCACCTGCAGCCGTGCCCACGCCGGTGCCCACGCTGTGCCTGCCGCCCGAGGCCGACGCAGAgccagggaggcccaagaagcGCGCCCACAGCCTGAATCGCTACGCAGCGTCGGACAGCGAGCCGGAGCGGGACGAGTTGCTGGTGCCGGCCGCCGCCGGGCCCTACGCCACGGTCCAGCGGCGCGTGGGCCGCAGCCACTCGGTGCGGGCGCCTGCCGGCGCAGACAAGAACGTCAACCGCAGCCAGTCCTTTGCCGTGCGGCCGCGGAAGAAGgggccgcccccacccccacccaagcgCTCCAGCTCCGCCATGGCCAGCGCCAACCTGGCCGATGAGCCGGCGCCAGACGCGGAGACTGAGGGGGCCGGGGCTGAGGACGGCCGACTGGGGGTCCGGGCGCAGCGCCGGCGGGCCAGTGACCTGGCTGGCAGCGTGGACACAGGAAGTGCCGGCAGCGTGAAGAGCATCGCAGCCATGCTTGAGCTGTCATCCATAGGGGGTGGGGGCCGGGCAGCCCGTAGGCCCCCTGAGGGCCATCCCATGCCTCACCCTGCCAGCCCAGAGCCAGGCCGGGTGGCCACGGTGCTGGCCTCAGTGAAGCACAAGGAGGCCATTGGACCTGACGGCGAGGTGGTGAACCGGCGCCGCACACTGAGCGGGCCCGTCACGGGACTCCTGGCCACTGCTCGCCGGGGTTCCGGAGAGCCAGCGGGGCCTGCAGACCATGGCCAGTTGGTGGAAGAGGGTGCCGCCCGGCAGCGGCCCCGAGGTCCAGCCAAGGGCGAGGCGGGTGCAGAGGGCCCGCCCCTAGCCAGGGTGGAGGCCAGTGCCACCCTCAAGAGGCGCATCCGGGCCAAGCAGAGCCAGCAGGAGAACGTCAAGTTCATCCTAACTGAGTCTGACACGGTCAAGCGCCGGCCCAAGGTCAAGGAGCGGGAGGCAGGTCCCGAGCCTCCCCCACCACCGCTGTCCGTGTACCAGAATGGAACGGGCACTGTGCGCCGCCGGCCAGCCTCTGAGCAGGCTGGGCCCCCAGAGCtgcccccgccacccccgccTGCTGAGCCCCCGCCCTCTGACCTCATGCACCTGCCCCCGCTGCCCCCGCCGGACAGCGATGCCCGGAAGCTGGCCAAGCCACCTGTTTCTCCCAAGCCCATTCTGGCTCAGCCCGTGCCCAAGATCCAGGGCTCACCCACACCTGCCTCCAAGAAGGTGCCGCTGCCAGGTCCCAGCAGCCCAG AGGTGAAGCGTGCGCACGGCACGCCGCCGCCCGTGTCTCCCAAGCCGCCGCCACCGCCCACGGCGCCAAAGCCGGCCAAAGCCGCGGCGGGGCTGCAGTCGGGCAGTTCCAGCCCGTCGCCCGCGCCCTCGCCGGCGCGCCAGCAACCCGCCGCCCTCGCCAAGCCGGCCAGCACGCCGCCCGCGCTGAGCGCCAGCCCCGCCAGCCCCGCCAGGCCGCCGTCGCCCGGTGCGCCCGCGCTGCACGTGCCCGCCAAGCCGCCACGCGCTGCCGCCGCGGCTACAGGGCCCCCAGCTGCGCCCGACGGCGCCTCGCCGGGGGACAGCGCCCGGCAGAAGCTGGAGGAGACGAGCGCGTGCCTGGCGGCGGCGCTGCAAGCCGTAGAAGAGAAGATCCGGCAGGAGGACGCGCAGGGCTCGCG CCCCTCGGCCGCGGAGAAGAGCACCGGCAGCATCCTGGACGACATTGGCAGCATGTTTGACGACCTGGCCGACCAGCTGGACGCCATGCTGGAGTGA
- the CASKIN1 gene encoding caskin-1 isoform X2, with the protein MGKEQELVQAVKAEDVGTAQRLLQRPRPGKAKLLGSTKKINVNFQDPDGFSALHHAALNGNTELITLLLEAQAAVDIKDNKGMRPLHYAAWQGRKEPMKLVLKAGSAVNIPSDEGHIPLHLAAQHGHYDVSEMLLQHQSNPCMVDNSGKTPLDLACEFGRVGVVQLLLSSNMCTALLEPRPGDTTDPNGTSPLHLAAKNGHIDIIRLLLQAGIDINRQTKSGTALHEAALCGKTEVVRLLLDNGINAHVRNTYSQTALDIVHQFTTSQASKEIKQLLRGGLGRRREAGAGPGLGRLTGPGGLPPPVSPEASAALQVRATKDYCNNYDLTSLNVKAGDIITVLEQHPDGRWKGCIHDNRTGNDRVGYFPSSLGEAIVKRAGPRAGAEPSPPQGGSSAGPAVPPEEIWVLRKPFAGGDRSGSLSSAAGGRSVGGHTLHAGSEGVKLLATVLSQKPVSDSSPGDSPVKPPEGPAAATRAQPPAAHAGPGYGEQPPKKLEAASEGKGAEAVSQWLATFQLQLYAPNFISAGYDLPTISRMTPEDLTAIGVTKPGHRKKITAEISGLSLPDWLPEHKPANLAVWLSMIGLAQYYKVLVDNGYENIDFITDITWEDLQEIGITKLGHQKKLMLAVRKLAELQKAEYAKYEGGPLRRKAPQSLEVMAIESPPPPEPAPADCQSPKMTTFQDSELSGELQAALTGPAEGAAAATAPAEKPANHLPPTPRASGRQEPSLGGRARHMSSSQELLGDGPPGPSSPMSRSQEYLLDEGPAPGTPPKEARPSRHGHSVKRASVPPVPGKPRQVLPPGASHFTPPQTPTKPRPSSPQALGGPHGPAPATAKVKPTPQLLPPTERPMSPRSLPQSPTHRGFAYVLPQPVESEAGPAAPGPAPAAVPTPVPTLCLPPEADAEPGRPKKRAHSLNRYAASDSEPERDELLVPAAAGPYATVQRRVGRSHSVRAPAGADKNVNRSQSFAVRPRKKGPPPPPPKRSSSAMASANLADEPAPDAETEGAGAEDGRLGVRAQRRRASDLAGSVDTGSAGSVKSIAAMLELSSIGGGGRAARRPPEGHPMPHPASPEPGRVATVLASVKHKEAIGPDGEVVNRRRTLSGPVTGLLATARRGSGEPAGPADHGQLVEEGAARQRPRGPAKGEAGAEGPPLARVEASATLKRRIRAKQSQQENVKFILTESDTVKRRPKVKEREAGPEPPPPPLSVYQNGTGTVRRRPASEQAGPPELPPPPPPAEPPPSDLMHLPPLPPPDSDARKLAKPPVSPKPILAQPVPKIQGSPTPASKKVPLPGPSSPEVKRAHGTPPPVSPKPPPPPTAPKPAKAAAGLQSGSSSPSPAPSPARQQPAALAKPASTPPALSASPASPARPPSPGAPALHVPAKPPRAAAAATGPPAAPDGASPGDSARQKLEETSACLAAALQAVEEKIRQEDAQGSRPSAAEKSTGSILDDIGSMFDDLADQLDAMLE; encoded by the exons ATGGGGAAGGAGCAGGAGCTGGTGCAGGCAGTGAAGGCGGAGGACGTGGGGACCGCGCAGAGGCTGCTGCAGAGGCCGCGGCCCGGGAAGGCCA AACTCCTGGGCTCCACCAAGAAGATCAATGTCAATTTCCAAGACCCTGATGG CTTTTCAGCCCTGCACCACGCGGCCCTGAATGGCAACACAGAGCTGATCACCTTGCTGTTGGAGGCCCAGGCTGCTGTGGACATCAAGGACAACAAAG GCATGCGGCCTCTGCACTACGCGGCCTGGCAGGGCCGGAAGGAGCCCATGAAGCTGGTGCTGAAGGCGGGCTCAGCGGTGAACATCCCATCCGACGAGGGCCACATCCCCCTGCACTTGGCGGCCCAGCACGGTCACTATGATGTG TCCGAAATGCTGCTGCAGCACCAGTCCAACCCCTGCATGGTGGACAACTCGGGCAAGACGCCCCTGGACCTGGCCTGTGAGTTTGGCCGCGTCGGG GTGGTCCAGCTGCTTCTGAGCAGCAACATGTGTACGGCCTTGCTGGAGCCCCGGCCAGGAGACACCACCGACCCCAACGGCACCAGTCCCCTGCACCTGGCAGCCAAGAACGGCCACATCGACATCATCAG ACTGCTGCTCCAAGCCGGCATCGACATTAACCGCCAGACCAAGTCCGGCACCGCCCTGCACGAGGCCGCACTCTGTGGGAAGACGGAGGTGGTTCGGCTGCTGCTGGAT AATGGGATCAACGCCCATGTGAGAAACACCTACAGCCAGACTGCCCTGGACATTGTGCATCAGTTCACCACCTCCcaggccagcaaggagatcaagcagCTGCTGCGAGGTGGGCTTGGGCGGCGCCGGGAGgctggggcggggccggggctggGCCGGCTCACAGGACCGGGGGGTCTGCCACCTCCTGTGTCCCCAGAGGCCTCGGCGGCCCTGCAGGTCCGGGCGACCAAGGATTACTGCAACAACTATGACCTGACCAGCCTCAACGTGAAAGCTGGGGACATCATCACA GTCCTTGAGCAGCACCCAGATGGTCGCTGGAAGGGCTGTATCCATGACAACAGGACAGGCAATGACCGTGTGGGCTACTTCCCATCTTCCCTGGGCGAGGCCATCGTCAAGCGAGCAG GTCCCCGAGCAGGTGCTGAACCAAGTCCACCCCAGGGAGGCAGCTCCGCGGGGCCCGCTGTGCCCCCCGAGGAGATCTGGGTGCTGAGGAAGCCTTTTGCAG GCGGGGACCGCAGCGGCAGCTTGAGCAGCGCGGCTGGGGGCCGGAGCGTCGGGGGCCACACCCTGCACGCTGGCTCTGAAGGGGTCAAG CTCCTGGCAACGGTGCTCTCCCAGAAGCCAGTGTCCGACTCCAGCCCCGGGGACAGCCCGGTCAAGCCTCCGGAGGGCCCTGCAG CTGCGACCCGGGCCCAGCCTCCAGCGGCCCACGCGGGGCCGGGCTATGGGGAGCAGCCACCCAAGAAGCTGGAGGCAGCATCCGAAGGCAAG GGCGCCGAGGCTGTCAGCCAGTGGCTTGCCACGTTCCAGCTGCAGCTCTACGCCCCCAACTTCATCAGCGCTGGGTACGACCTGCCCACCATCAGCCGCATGACCCCCGAG GACCTCACTGCCATCGGGGTCACCAAGCCCGGCCACAGGAAGAAAATCACCGCGGAGATCAGTGGTCTGAGCCTCCCGGACTGGCTGCCCGAGCACAAACCT GCAAACCTGGCCGTGTGGCTGTCCATGATCGGCCTGGCGCAGTACTACAAGGTGCTGGTGGACAACGGCTACGAGAACATTGACTTCATCACGGACATCACTTGGGAGGACCTGCAGGAGATCGGCATCACCAAGCTGG GCCACCAGAAGAAGCTGATGCTGGCCGTGCGGAAACTGGCGGAGCTGCAGAAGGCAGAGTACGCCAAGTACGAGGGGGGACCCCTGCGCCGGAAGGCACCGCAGTCGCTGGAGGTGATGGCCATCGAGTCGCCACCCCCACCCGAGCCTGCCCCGGCTGACTGCCAGTCTCCGAAGATGACCACCTTCCAGGACAGCGAGCTCAGCGGGGAGCTGCAGGCGGCCTTGACCGGCCCGGCCgaaggggctgctgctgccacCGCCCCGGCTGAAAAGCCGGCCAACCACCTGCCGCCCACCCCGAGGGCCTCAGGGCGGCAGGAGCCCAGCCTGGGGGGGAGGGCGCGGCACATGAGCAGCTCCCAGGAGCTGCTGGGCGATGGGCCCCCGGGACCCAGCAGCCCCATGTCACGGAGCCAGGAGTACCTGCTCGATGAGGGGCCGGCCCCCGGCACCCCTCCCAAGGAAGCCCGGCCCAGCCGCCACGGCCACAGTGTCAAGCGGGCCAGCGTGCCCCCGGTGCCCGGCAAGCCTCGGCAGGTCCTGCCGCCAGGGGCCAGCCACTTCACGCCCCCCCAGACACCCACGAAACCCCGGCCAAGCTCCCCGCAGGCCCTGGGGGGGCCTCACGGCCCAGCGCCAGCCACAGCCAAGGTGAAGCCCACCCCTCAGCTGCTGCCGCCCACGGAGCGACCCATGTCCCCCCGCTCGCTGCCTCAGTCGCCCACTCACCGCGGCTTCGCCTACGTGCTGCCCCAACCGGTGGAGAGTGAGGCTGGGCCGGCTGCCCCAGGGCCTGCACCTGCAGCCGTGCCCACGCCGGTGCCCACGCTGTGCCTGCCGCCCGAGGCCGACGCAGAgccagggaggcccaagaagcGCGCCCACAGCCTGAATCGCTACGCAGCGTCGGACAGCGAGCCGGAGCGGGACGAGTTGCTGGTGCCGGCCGCCGCCGGGCCCTACGCCACGGTCCAGCGGCGCGTGGGCCGCAGCCACTCGGTGCGGGCGCCTGCCGGCGCAGACAAGAACGTCAACCGCAGCCAGTCCTTTGCCGTGCGGCCGCGGAAGAAGgggccgcccccacccccacccaagcgCTCCAGCTCCGCCATGGCCAGCGCCAACCTGGCCGATGAGCCGGCGCCAGACGCGGAGACTGAGGGGGCCGGGGCTGAGGACGGCCGACTGGGGGTCCGGGCGCAGCGCCGGCGGGCCAGTGACCTGGCTGGCAGCGTGGACACAGGAAGTGCCGGCAGCGTGAAGAGCATCGCAGCCATGCTTGAGCTGTCATCCATAGGGGGTGGGGGCCGGGCAGCCCGTAGGCCCCCTGAGGGCCATCCCATGCCTCACCCTGCCAGCCCAGAGCCAGGCCGGGTGGCCACGGTGCTGGCCTCAGTGAAGCACAAGGAGGCCATTGGACCTGACGGCGAGGTGGTGAACCGGCGCCGCACACTGAGCGGGCCCGTCACGGGACTCCTGGCCACTGCTCGCCGGGGTTCCGGAGAGCCAGCGGGGCCTGCAGACCATGGCCAGTTGGTGGAAGAGGGTGCCGCCCGGCAGCGGCCCCGAGGTCCAGCCAAGGGCGAGGCGGGTGCAGAGGGCCCGCCCCTAGCCAGGGTGGAGGCCAGTGCCACCCTCAAGAGGCGCATCCGGGCCAAGCAGAGCCAGCAGGAGAACGTCAAGTTCATCCTAACTGAGTCTGACACGGTCAAGCGCCGGCCCAAGGTCAAGGAGCGGGAGGCAGGTCCCGAGCCTCCCCCACCACCGCTGTCCGTGTACCAGAATGGAACGGGCACTGTGCGCCGCCGGCCAGCCTCTGAGCAGGCTGGGCCCCCAGAGCtgcccccgccacccccgccTGCTGAGCCCCCGCCCTCTGACCTCATGCACCTGCCCCCGCTGCCCCCGCCGGACAGCGATGCCCGGAAGCTGGCCAAGCCACCTGTTTCTCCCAAGCCCATTCTGGCTCAGCCCGTGCCCAAGATCCAGGGCTCACCCACACCTGCCTCCAAGAAGGTGCCGCTGCCAGGTCCCAGCAGCCCAG AGGTGAAGCGTGCGCACGGCACGCCGCCGCCCGTGTCTCCCAAGCCGCCGCCACCGCCCACGGCGCCAAAGCCGGCCAAAGCCGCGGCGGGGCTGCAGTCGGGCAGTTCCAGCCCGTCGCCCGCGCCCTCGCCGGCGCGCCAGCAACCCGCCGCCCTCGCCAAGCCGGCCAGCACGCCGCCCGCGCTGAGCGCCAGCCCCGCCAGCCCCGCCAGGCCGCCGTCGCCCGGTGCGCCCGCGCTGCACGTGCCCGCCAAGCCGCCACGCGCTGCCGCCGCGGCTACAGGGCCCCCAGCTGCGCCCGACGGCGCCTCGCCGGGGGACAGCGCCCGGCAGAAGCTGGAGGAGACGAGCGCGTGCCTGGCGGCGGCGCTGCAAGCCGTAGAAGAGAAGATCCGGCAGGAGGACGCGCAGGGCTCGCG CCCCTCGGCCGCGGAGAAGAGCACCGGCAGCATCCTGGACGACATTGGCAGCATGTTTGACGACCTGGCCGACCAGCTGGACGCCATGCTGGAGTGA